CCTGGACGACAGTGTGGACGAGGATGACGTGGCAACGGTCGTCGCCCAGTGGACGGGCATTCCGGTCAGCCGGATGTTGGAACGAGAGCGGGAGAAGCTCGTCCACATGGAGGAACGCCTGCACGAGCGCGTGGTCGGTCAGGACGCGGCCATCGCGGCGGTGGCCGACGCCGTGCGTCGCGCGCGCTCTGGCCTGAAGGACCCCAAGCGGCCCATCGGCAGCTTCATTTTCCTGGGTCCCACGGGCGTCGGCAAGACGGAGTTGGCCCGCGCGCTGGCGGCGTTCCTGTTCGACGACGAGAGCGCCATGGTGCGCATAGACATGTCGGAGTACCAGGAGAAGCACACGGTCTCGCGGCTCATCGGTGCGCCGCCGGGCTATGTGGGCTACGAGGAGGGCGGGCAACTCACCGAGGCAATCCGACGACGTCCGTTCAGCGTAGTACTGTTTGACGAGATAGAGAAAGCCCATCCGGACGTGTTCAACGCGCTGCTCCAGATCATGGAAGACGGACGGCTCACGGACGGGCATGGCCGCACGGTGGACTTCCGCAACGCCGTGGTCATCATGACCAGCAACCTGGGGACCATTGACTGGCGGCGGCAGGCGGTCGGCTTCGCCCGTCCCACGGCGGAGGCGCAGATGGAGCGCCAGCGGCTGCGTGAGTCCGTGGAGGGCGCGCTGAAGAAGGCGTTCCGGCCTGAGTTCCTGAACCGCATTGACGAGGTCATCATCTTCGAGCCGCTGACGCAGGAGCAGATAACGCAGATTGTGGGCCTTCTAATGAAGGAGGTCCAGAAGCGCATGGCGGAGCAGCGGATTACCGTGGAGCTGACGGAGGCGGCACGGACGCTCCTGGTAAAGGAGGGCTTCGACCCCGTGTACGGCGCGCGCCCGCTACGGCGGGCCATTCAGCGGCACGTGGAAAGCCCGCTGGCGAAAGCGGTGCTGACGGGCGAGTTCAAGCCGGGCGACCATGTGGTGGCGGACGCGGGGCAGGACGGCCTGGTCTTTCGCAAGGCCGAGGCGCCGGAGCCCGCGAAGGCGCGCAAGTAGGCCGTCGCGGGTGTGAGCCGCATAGAAGCCGACGGAGCAGGAAGCGTCGCTCCCCGCTCCGTCTTGACACGTACCGTATGCTATGCCGAAACGGATTGCTCGCCCGCGTATGAGATGTCCATGAGCGCCACGGCTAAAAACAAGGAGCGCTACGTGCAGACGCTGGGCGTCCGCACTCGCTACGTAGACGCGGGCACGGGCGATCCTGTCGTGCTCATCCACGGGCTGGGCATGTCCGTTGCCTCGTGGCGCGCCAATATCAGCCCGCTGTCGGGCAAGCGCCACGTCCTGGCGGTGGACTTGCCGGGCCACGGGTACTCGGAGATGCCGCCCGAGCGGTACAGCCTGAAGTTCGGCGTCCGCTTCATGGACGCGTTTCTGGACGCGGTGGGGCTGGCCCGCGTGAGCCTGGTGGGCGAGTCCATGGGCGGGCTGGTGGCCCTGAACTATGCCCTGGAGCGGCCAGAGCGAGTAGCCCGCCTGGTGCTGGTGGACAGCGGCGGACTGGGGCGTGAGGTGGCGCTCTTCCTCCGGGTGCTCAGCATCCCGCTGCTGGGAGAGGCGCTGATTGACCCGGGCCTGAAAGGGACCCGCGCGCTTCTGCGGCTGCTGCTGCACCGGTCCAACTGGCATCTGATAACCGATGATCTTGTCCAGGATGTGGCGGCGGCGCGCACCCGGCCGGGAAACAAACAGGCGCTGCTGGCGGCCCTGCGGACCGGCGTGAACGTGTGGGGCCAGAAGACGGATTTCATACTGGCGGCCCGCCTGCCGCGCTTGCAGGCGCCGCTCCTGACGGTGTGGGGCGCGCAGGACGGAGTGATCCCCGTGTCCCATGCGCACCGGGCCCATCAGGCGGCGCCAGGGTCTCGACTGCAGGTCTTCGACCAGTGCGGGCACTGGCCGCAAATGGAGAAGGCCGACCAGTTCAACGCGCTAATCGATGAGTTCCTCCAGCCGTAGTGAAGTCCGCGCCGAGGGGGACCGCAAACGACATGCCAGAAGACGTGACAAGCCAGCGTGAGCAGACGACCGGAGAAAAGCCGACCTCCGCCCGTCCGTTTCTCAAGCCCAGCAAACGGGACATCGCGGTGGCCGTCGCGGCCGTGGCGCTCTTCGTGGGTCTCACCGTGCTCGCATATGTCTTCCGAGGTTATCTGGAGCACATCGACAGCACGGTCCGGAACATAGGCTACCCCGCGGTCTTTCTCATCTCCTTTCTCAGCAGCGCCTCCGTGTTTCTTCCTCTGCCAGGGCCAGTGGTCGTCCTTGTGGGAGGTTCAGTCCTCAGCCCCGTGCCGGTAGCCCTTGTGGCGGCCCTGGGCGCGGCCCTGGGGGAACTCACGTCTTATGCGATGGGATATGGCGGACACGCCGTCGCCCAGAACACGGGGCCTTACAAGACCATCTCCGGCTGGATGCGCAAGAGAGGCTGGCCTATCCTTTTCCTGCTCGCGGCGATACCCAACCCCGTCTTCGACGCAGCGGGCATAGCCGCCGGCGTGCTGCGATACCCGGTGTGGCTATTCTTTGTCATTGTGCTGGCGGGACAGATCGTGAAGTTCCTGGCGTTCGCGTTCGCAGGGGCACTGGGTTTGCCCATGTTTTTATATTTTCTGGACAGAAGATTGTAAGAACTCAAACGCAGGGATTCGTCCTTTTTGACAGCAACGCGGATTTTATGTTACGCTAGAGACGTAAGTCGTGGAGGAAGGGGAATTGCCTTCCGCATGCCATCGAGCGATCACATCCTTCCTCAGCTGAAAGGTGGCGAGGCGGTGGTTGTCAACCTACTGGTGCGGCTTATCGGGCTGGTCGTCTGCGGGTACGGCGGATGGCGGCTTGGTCAGGTTGCCGCGGGTCTAGCGAGCGCTTCAGAACCGCGTATCTGGGTCGCGGCCTTTGTTGCAGCCGGGGCGCTTGTCGGATTCTTCATAGCTCCCCTGCCGGTCATCCTGCCTGCTCGGTGGCTCATGAAGAGCCTCAAGGAAGTCCCCACAGCCACGCTTTTCGCCAGCATCGTCGGGCTTGTCCTGGGACTGCTGGTAGCGACGCTCCTCGCCCTTCCTTTGTCCGTACTGCCGGGCCTGTTGGGCATGGTGCTGCCCATCGTCGTGGCGATCATCATGGGCTACCTCGGCGTGTCCGTGCTCCTGGCCCGAGAGCACGACATCCTCCAGATACTGAACATACCATCTGAACCCGCCCTGGTGGACGTGAAGGGCAGCGTGCGGACAAACGGGGCATCCCGCAACGGACACAGCCAGGTAGTGATGGACACGAGCGCCATCATCGACGGGCGCGTGGCCGACATCGCGCAGACCGGTTTCCTCCACGGCACGCTGGTCGTCCCCCAGTTCGTGCTGGACGAGCTGCGCCACATTGCGGACTCCAGCGACCCGCTGCGGCGCAATCGAGGCCGCCGGGGATTGGAGATGCTCAACAAGCTCCGCAAGAACGCGGAAGTCCCTGTTGTGGTCATGGACGTCCCGCTGCCCGACGTCGCGGAAGTGGACGCGAAGCTGGTGAAGCTGGCCGTGAAGCTGCACAGCCCCATCCTGACGACGGACTACAATCTGAACCGCGTGGCTGAAATCCAGGGCATCAAGGTGCTCAACGTCAACGAGCTGGCGAACGCGCTCAAGCCCGTCGTTCTTCCGGGAGAGGAGATGCCTCTGCGGGTTATACAGGAGGGCAAGGAGGCGGGCCAGGGCATCGGCTTCCTGGACGACGGGACGATGGTGGTGGTGGAAAGCGGCAGACGCTACATCAATACGGACATCAACGTGGTCGTGACCCGAGTCCTTCAGACGGCCGCGGGCCGCATCATCTTCGCTCTACCCCGGGCCGCCTGAACCATGGGCGGCGCTTCCCCAGGCTCCCATCCGGTCGCTCCGGCCGACGTGGGAGCTATTATTGTGGCCGCGGGCCGCAGCGTCCGCATGAACGGCACCGACAAGATGTTCGCGCCGGTGTTAGGCCGGCCCCTGCTGGCGCACACGGTGGCCGCCTTCGAGTCGTGTCCCGCTGTCGGCAGCATCGTGCTGGTGGTCGCGGAGGACAGCGTAGCGCAGGCGCAATCACTGGCGAAAGCGGAGGGCTGGCGCAAGGTGTCCCGCATCATCGCGGGCGGGGCGCGACGCCAGGACTCGGTCAAGCGCGGGCTGCAGGGCCTGCCCCCGTGCCGGTGGGTCGTGGTGCACGATGGAGCGCGTCCGTGCGTTGAGGCCCAGACAATTGAGCGAGGGTTGGAAGCGGCGCAGCGCGCGGAAGCCGCCGTCGCGGCGGTCCCGGTGACGGACACCATCAAACGGGTGGACGCTGAGCAGCGCGTCGTGGAGACGCTGGAGCGGGGCCAGCTCTGGGCGGCCCAGACTCCCCAGGTCTTCCGCCGCGACCTGCTGACGCGGGCGCACAATGACGTTGACGCCGAGGTAACGGACGACGCGGCGCTGGTCGAGCGGCTGGGACACCCCGTGGTGGCCTACATGGGTTCGTACCGGAACATCAAGGTGACGACGGTGGACGACCTCGCCCTGGCGGAAGCGTACCTGCGGGAAGCGGCTCTTCCGCGGAAGGGGGCGTGAGCCTTCTACCGGGCGACCGGCGGCCGTACCCAGCTCACCTTCGCTTTCGAGGTCGGCAGCATGGCGCCCGTGTGCTTCCGCGAGTCGCTGTTGTAAAGCCTGCGCCATCCCAGGGGCAGGTCCTCCAGGAACGTCTCCCACATTTCCCGGGTGACGCGGATGAACTCCTCCGAGACCCTGGTAGCGATGGGACAATAGCGAGCGAGCTTGAAATCCACACCGCCGTCCGCTCGGAAATACGGGACGAGAGGGAAGCTCCGGCAGTCGAAGGGCCGGGACGTGTAGATGGCGCAGAACCCGGTGGCCTGCTCCAGCATGGGGCAGGGCGCGGCATCGCCGGGGGCATAGCCCACATTGAGGCGGCACTTGCCCACCGTGACAACGGCCTGCGGAAAGTCGGCGGGAACGCGCCCGGATTGCCCCGCGAACTGGGCGCGGATGAACTCCTCCTCGTAGGGAAGGAGCATGAGGCTTTCGCGCTCCTCGCACTTCCTGCAGTCGTCCGGGCAGATGCCGGAGAACGGATCGGTAAGCCGGTAGGCCAGTGCGAACTTGCGGAACAGCCTCTCGCGGTCCGGCATGATGGACTCGAGGGGTAAGCTCTGGGTCGCCTTGAGGGCGTAAGGTGGCTCCGTTTCCACCGCTCCCGCTTTCCAGGGCACTGCGCACAATGCCCGTTTCGACTAAAATTGATTTCCAGTCTAAGCCCCATCAGAGGATTGCGCAAGAGGCTTCACGGCGAAGATAGAGACGCACAAGGAGCAGAGCTGAGTGATGCGCGTGGGTATCGGCTTCGACGTACATCCGCTGGAGGCAGGACGCAAGCTCGTCCTGGCCGGAGTGGATATCCCCTTCGAGAAAGGGTTGGCGGGCCACAGTGACGGCGATGCGCTGACCCATGCGGTGGTGGACGCGCTGCTGGGCGCCGCCGCCCTGGGAGACATCGGGACGCACTTCCCGTCGTCCGACCCGCGGTACAGGGCGGTGCGCAGCCTGCTCCTGCTGGAGCGCGTGGCCGGGATGCTGCGGGACAAGGGATGGCGCATTGAGAACGTGGATGCTACAATAGTCGCCGAGCGACCGCGGCTGACGCCTTTCGTCGAGGCGATGCGCAAGGGCCTCGGCGCGGCGCTGGACCTCCCGATAGACAGAGTGGGAGTGAAGGCCAAGACGACAGACGGGCTGGGCTACGCCGGACGCGGAGAGGGGATCACCGCATACGCCGTTGCGTTGCTGGAGCAGGCATCATAGACATGGACTTGCAGGGGACACGTGCCGCGGGCTTCCGCCCGCGGTCTCGTTTGCATAGAGCATGAGCGCTGTCCGCATCTACAACACGCTGAGCGCGCAGAAAGAGGACTTCCTCCCGCGGGGCGACCCCGTGCGGATGTACGTCTGCGGCGTGACCCCGTATGACTCCAGCCACGTGGGCCACGCCATGAGCTACATCATCTTCGACGCGCTGCGGCGCTACATGGAGTGGCGCGGGTACAAGGTGCGCCACGTCCAGAACTTCACCGACATTGACGACAAGATCATTGAGCGGGCCAAACGGCTGAGCGTCAGCCCGCACGACCTGGCCGAGCGCTACATCGCCGAGTACTTCTCCGTCATGGACGCGCTGAACATCCAGCGCGCGCACGTCTATCCCCGCGCGACGGAGGAGGTCCCTCAAATCCTCGACATCGTGCGCGGGCTGGTTGACAAAGGCTACGCCTACGCGTCCGGCGGCGACGTTTACTTCCGCGTCACGCAGAAGTCCGACTACGGCAAGCTCTCCCACAGGGCGCTGGACGATATGCAGGCGGGAGCACGAGTGGAGGTGGGGGCCGCCAAGGAGCACCCCATGGACTTCACCCTGTGGAAGGCCGCCAAACCCGGCGAGCCTTCGTGGGAAAGCCCGTGGGGCCAGGGCAGGCCGGGGTGGCACATCGAGTGCTCCGCTATGTCGCTGCGCTACCTTGGCGAGCAGGTGGACATCCACGGGGGCGGGCAGGACCTGGTCTTCCCCCACCACGAGAACGAGATAGCGCAGAGCGAGGCGTTCACCGGCAAGACCCCCTTCGCCCGCTACTGGGTGCACAACGGCCTGCTCCAGGTGTCCGAAGACAAGATGAGCAAGTCGCTCGGGAACATCGTACCGGTGCGGGACGCGCTGGCGCGGTTCAGCCCCGACGCCATGCGCCTGTTTGTCCTCTCCTCGCACTACCACAAACCCCTCACCTATGATGAGGCGGCCATCGCCAGCATGGAGCGCGGCGCGGCGCGCCTGCGGAGCGCCGTGGAAGTCCCGGGAAGCGGCGCGGCGGACGCGCTGGACCCCCAACCCTACCGTGACCGGTTCACCACCAGCATGGACGATGATTTCAATACGCCCCAGGCGCAGGCGGCGCTGTTTGACCTGGCGCGTGAGGTCAACCGCGCCCGGGACGCGGGCGTGGACGTGGCCCAGGCCCAGACAGCGCTGCGGGAGATGGCGGGCGTGCTGGGACTGACGCTGCGCCCCCGCGAGGGCGGCGACCTGCTGGAAGCCCAGCCGTTCATCGATCTGCTGGTGGAGACGCGGAAGGGACTGCGCGCGGCCAGGCAATACGCCCTCGCCGACAGCATCCGCGACCGGCTCACCGAATTGGGAGTGGTGCTGGAAGACGGCCCGCAGGGCACGTTGTGGAAGCATAAGGGGCCGTAGGACCTCACCCCGTCCTGGCGCCTTCCCCTACCCGTCCGTCCCTGCATCGCCTTATCCCTGCCCTGCCCGTGTCAGATACCCACCGACGCAGTGGCGTCGCAACCCGTCGGCCCGGCGCGGGTGAGCAGAGGGACGCGTCGTTGACACCCGTCTCCCCACTCCTGTATCATTTGCGCGTCCTCAGTAGTCGGCGGGAACGTCTCAATTATCGCGTAAGCTCCGAAGAGCGACACCTGCCACTCCCAACGTGAAGCATGCCGCAGGGATACGCGGGGAACTGTCGACTGTATGGGTGTCGCAGAGGAGCATATTGGCCCGTGAGGCAGTACATAGCCCGACGCCTCCTGCTCGCCATCCCCGTCATCCTCGGTGTCTCGCTTCTCGTCTTTTTCATGGTGCGAATTCTCCCAGGCGACGTAGCGACGGCCCGTTTAGGCGAGGGAGCAACAGCGGCGGATATCGTGGCCATGCGCGCGCGGCTGGGCCTGGACCAGCCCATCCATGTCCAG
This genomic window from Dehalococcoidia bacterium contains:
- a CDS encoding AAA family ATPase, which gives rise to SLPPALREQQEKLKQLEKDEETASVATDYDRAAKIKADRVALNKTFTDARQSWMQEKGLDDSVDEDDVATVVAQWTGIPVSRMLEREREKLVHMEERLHERVVGQDAAIAAVADAVRRARSGLKDPKRPIGSFIFLGPTGVGKTELARALAAFLFDDESAMVRIDMSEYQEKHTVSRLIGAPPGYVGYEEGGQLTEAIRRRPFSVVLFDEIEKAHPDVFNALLQIMEDGRLTDGHGRTVDFRNAVVIMTSNLGTIDWRRQAVGFARPTAEAQMERQRLRESVEGALKKAFRPEFLNRIDEVIIFEPLTQEQITQIVGLLMKEVQKRMAEQRITVELTEAARTLLVKEGFDPVYGARPLRRAIQRHVESPLAKAVLTGEFKPGDHVVADAGQDGLVFRKAEAPEPAKARK
- a CDS encoding alpha/beta fold hydrolase, whose product is MSATAKNKERYVQTLGVRTRYVDAGTGDPVVLIHGLGMSVASWRANISPLSGKRHVLAVDLPGHGYSEMPPERYSLKFGVRFMDAFLDAVGLARVSLVGESMGGLVALNYALERPERVARLVLVDSGGLGREVALFLRVLSIPLLGEALIDPGLKGTRALLRLLLHRSNWHLITDDLVQDVAAARTRPGNKQALLAALRTGVNVWGQKTDFILAARLPRLQAPLLTVWGAQDGVIPVSHAHRAHQAAPGSRLQVFDQCGHWPQMEKADQFNALIDEFLQP
- a CDS encoding VTT domain-containing protein, which gives rise to MPEDVTSQREQTTGEKPTSARPFLKPSKRDIAVAVAAVALFVGLTVLAYVFRGYLEHIDSTVRNIGYPAVFLISFLSSASVFLPLPGPVVVLVGGSVLSPVPVALVAALGAALGELTSYAMGYGGHAVAQNTGPYKTISGWMRKRGWPILFLLAAIPNPVFDAAGIAAGVLRYPVWLFFVIVLAGQIVKFLAFAFAGALGLPMFLYFLDRRL
- a CDS encoding PIN domain nuclease produces the protein MVVNLLVRLIGLVVCGYGGWRLGQVAAGLASASEPRIWVAAFVAAGALVGFFIAPLPVILPARWLMKSLKEVPTATLFASIVGLVLGLLVATLLALPLSVLPGLLGMVLPIVVAIIMGYLGVSVLLAREHDILQILNIPSEPALVDVKGSVRTNGASRNGHSQVVMDTSAIIDGRVADIAQTGFLHGTLVVPQFVLDELRHIADSSDPLRRNRGRRGLEMLNKLRKNAEVPVVVMDVPLPDVAEVDAKLVKLAVKLHSPILTTDYNLNRVAEIQGIKVLNVNELANALKPVVLPGEEMPLRVIQEGKEAGQGIGFLDDGTMVVVESGRRYINTDINVVVTRVLQTAAGRIIFALPRAA
- the ispD gene encoding 2-C-methyl-D-erythritol 4-phosphate cytidylyltransferase, producing MGGASPGSHPVAPADVGAIIVAAGRSVRMNGTDKMFAPVLGRPLLAHTVAAFESCPAVGSIVLVVAEDSVAQAQSLAKAEGWRKVSRIIAGGARRQDSVKRGLQGLPPCRWVVVHDGARPCVEAQTIERGLEAAQRAEAAVAAVPVTDTIKRVDAEQRVVETLERGQLWAAQTPQVFRRDLLTRAHNDVDAEVTDDAALVERLGHPVVAYMGSYRNIKVTTVDDLALAEAYLREAALPRKGA
- the ispF gene encoding 2-C-methyl-D-erythritol 2,4-cyclodiphosphate synthase, which translates into the protein MRVGIGFDVHPLEAGRKLVLAGVDIPFEKGLAGHSDGDALTHAVVDALLGAAALGDIGTHFPSSDPRYRAVRSLLLLERVAGMLRDKGWRIENVDATIVAERPRLTPFVEAMRKGLGAALDLPIDRVGVKAKTTDGLGYAGRGEGITAYAVALLEQAS
- the cysS gene encoding cysteine--tRNA ligase, with the translated sequence MSAVRIYNTLSAQKEDFLPRGDPVRMYVCGVTPYDSSHVGHAMSYIIFDALRRYMEWRGYKVRHVQNFTDIDDKIIERAKRLSVSPHDLAERYIAEYFSVMDALNIQRAHVYPRATEEVPQILDIVRGLVDKGYAYASGGDVYFRVTQKSDYGKLSHRALDDMQAGARVEVGAAKEHPMDFTLWKAAKPGEPSWESPWGQGRPGWHIECSAMSLRYLGEQVDIHGGGQDLVFPHHENEIAQSEAFTGKTPFARYWVHNGLLQVSEDKMSKSLGNIVPVRDALARFSPDAMRLFVLSSHYHKPLTYDEAAIASMERGAARLRSAVEVPGSGAADALDPQPYRDRFTTSMDDDFNTPQAQAALFDLAREVNRARDAGVDVAQAQTALREMAGVLGLTLRPREGGDLLEAQPFIDLLVETRKGLRAARQYALADSIRDRLTELGVVLEDGPQGTLWKHKGP